In one window of Cytophagaceae bacterium ABcell3 DNA:
- the ald gene encoding alanine dehydrogenase, producing the protein MVIGVPKEIKNNEYRIALTPAGAKTLTAKGHKVLIEKNAGLNSGISDSEFTGVGALIIESADEVYRQSDMIVKVKEPLPSEYELIKKDQLVFTFFHFASSETLTKAMIENGSTCIAYETVEKSDYSLPILVPMSEVAGRMSVQQGAKYLEKPFGGRGVLLGGVPGVKPANVIILGGGVVGTQAAKMAAGLGADVIIMDISPARLRYLSDILPANVKTELSNEYNIVENLKFADLVIGAVLVPGAKAPKLITKEMLSFMKPGSVIVDVAVDQGGCIETCKPTTHDNPVYTVNDIQHYCVANIPGAVPHTSTRALTNITLPYIVNLADKGWEYACTQNNELKKGLNIVQGKVVYQGVAEAFNLPYIPVEDILK; encoded by the coding sequence ATGGTTATTGGAGTACCTAAAGAAATAAAAAACAATGAATATCGCATAGCCTTGACACCTGCCGGCGCTAAAACCTTAACGGCCAAAGGGCATAAAGTACTTATAGAGAAAAACGCAGGCTTAAATTCTGGCATAAGCGACAGTGAATTTACAGGAGTAGGTGCTTTAATTATTGAAAGTGCTGATGAAGTATACAGACAAAGTGACATGATTGTAAAGGTAAAAGAGCCTTTGCCGTCCGAGTATGAATTAATAAAAAAAGACCAGTTGGTATTTACCTTCTTCCACTTTGCGTCCTCCGAAACATTGACAAAGGCCATGATAGAAAATGGTTCAACTTGTATAGCCTATGAAACGGTAGAAAAGTCAGATTATAGCTTACCTATATTGGTTCCTATGTCAGAGGTAGCCGGAAGGATGTCTGTTCAACAAGGAGCTAAATACCTTGAAAAGCCATTTGGAGGCAGAGGTGTTTTGTTAGGCGGTGTGCCTGGGGTAAAACCCGCCAATGTAATAATTTTGGGAGGCGGCGTGGTAGGTACCCAAGCTGCAAAAATGGCAGCTGGCCTTGGTGCGGATGTCATTATTATGGACATTAGCCCTGCAAGGTTACGCTATTTATCTGACATATTGCCAGCCAATGTCAAAACTGAGCTTTCAAACGAATACAATATTGTTGAAAACCTTAAATTTGCTGATTTAGTAATAGGGGCTGTGCTAGTGCCAGGAGCCAAAGCGCCAAAACTGATTACCAAAGAAATGCTTTCTTTTATGAAGCCAGGATCTGTCATTGTAGACGTAGCCGTAGACCAAGGTGGCTGTATAGAGACATGCAAGCCCACAACCCATGACAACCCTGTCTATACCGTCAATGATATCCAACACTACTGCGTAGCCAATATTCCAGGTGCCGTTCCGCATACCTCTACCAGAGCACTTACAAACATTACACTGCCTTATATTGTCAATTTGGCAGACAAGGGTTGGGAATATGCATGCACACAAAACAATGAGCTAAAAAAGGGCCTCAATATTGTCCAAGGGAAGGTAGTATACCAAGGCGTCGCAGAAGCTTTCAACCTGCCTTATATACCGGTTGAGGATATACTAAAATAG
- a CDS encoding DUF1573 domain-containing protein — MKRLFLSGAVLLLSFVTALAQDGSFKFTEEKHDFGLIEEGVQATYEFEFVNTGSTPITISDVRPSCGCTTPEWPKEPVGPGQKGTIKASYNSQGRPGVFNKSITITSNSVEPTKVLFIKGIVEKKEEKEEPSAEDLKNSATINLNKEKHHFGKIERGQKVSLKVEVKNTGKEALSINSVKAACGCVSHNIDGEIPAGETGELEIIYSPYYDGPNTDKIIISSNDINNPKSTVTLSADVVESLSSDSPVKEEGSAVPFK, encoded by the coding sequence ATGAAACGATTATTTTTATCGGGTGCAGTACTTCTGCTTTCATTCGTAACTGCCCTGGCCCAAGATGGGTCTTTTAAATTTACCGAAGAAAAACATGACTTTGGTTTAATTGAAGAAGGGGTTCAGGCTACGTATGAATTTGAGTTTGTAAACACGGGATCGACCCCAATTACCATTTCTGATGTAAGGCCAAGCTGCGGATGTACGACACCAGAATGGCCTAAAGAACCAGTTGGACCAGGACAAAAAGGCACTATTAAAGCCTCTTATAACAGCCAAGGAAGACCTGGCGTCTTTAACAAGAGCATTACTATAACTTCTAATTCTGTAGAGCCGACCAAAGTCCTTTTTATCAAAGGAATCGTTGAAAAGAAAGAAGAAAAAGAAGAACCTTCTGCAGAAGACCTGAAAAATTCAGCAACAATTAACCTTAATAAAGAGAAACACCATTTTGGCAAAATAGAAAGAGGTCAAAAAGTTAGCCTTAAAGTGGAAGTAAAAAATACAGGTAAAGAAGCATTGTCCATTAACTCGGTAAAAGCTGCTTGTGGCTGTGTTTCTCATAATATAGATGGGGAAATACCTGCCGGAGAAACAGGTGAGCTTGAAATCATATACTCACCTTATTATGATGGGCCAAATACGGACAAAATCATCATTTCGTCCAATGACATTAACAATCCTAAATCAACAGTTACCCTTTCTGCAGATGTAGTTGAAAGTCTGTCTTCTGACTCTCCAGTTAAAGAAGAAGGAAGCGCAGTACCTTTCAAGTAA